AATTTATTTTTTATATTATATTTGCTTTTTTCTTTGGAAAATTTAAAGGAGCTTTTTTATCATTTGTGGCCGACTTTTTCAATTTATTATTAGATGGAAAGATTGGATTTTACCATGAAGCCTATGCGATTGTACCAATTGTTATGACCATTTTAATAGGTGCATTTATAGATATGTTTAGGAAGTATAAACGGATTTGAGTTGTCTTGATGGAGTTTTTTTTAATACTAGTGTTTTGTGCTTTAATATATGTGTTTATATTAAATATGAATGACCCAAAAGGTATAAAAATTTCTAAAACATTTGGATTTAGTAGAGTTAGTTTAGGAGTCTTTATTGCTTTATTAGTTATTACATTATCAATATTTGCAATATTTAATGTATTTGTTATTAAATATTTAACAGCAAAAAACAAAGCAAGCAAACAAAGATATTCTTATTTGCTTTTATCTATTTTCTTAGTTGTTTTTGTCATTGTTTTAGCAAGATGAATTTGAGGTCCATTTGCATTTATTCAGTATGCGAATAGATATTTAGGACGAGGTTATGATTTAAGTAATAGATACTTAATTGTTATGGTTCCAATTATTTTAAGATCTGTTATCGCACTTCCAATTTATATTATTATTGTAAATGCTTTAATACCAATTTTGGCATTTTTGAAGAAAACAATTTTAAAAAATGAATATGATCTAACTTACTATTAAAATTTTTAACTAAGCCTTGCAGCTTAGTTTTTTATAATAATAAAAAGGTATATATTAAAATTAATGGTTTTGTTCCATAATGTACATATATTTTTTGATTTTATTTAATGTTAATTTTTATTTTTTATAATTAAATAATAAGGATAAGTGATGAAATTATTTATTAAAAATGATATTAAAACACTATCGTCAACTGAAAAAAAGCTTGTTGAATTTGCTTTAATTAAACCAAAAGAATTTTATAGTTATTCAATAAAACAATTATCTTTTAAAATTAATATATCAATTGGTACAATATCTAAATTAATTAAGAAAAATTAATTAAGAAAATTGGTTTTTCATCATTAAAAGATATGCAATTTTATATTTTTCATAATTATTTGAATTCTAATTTAGTTAATCATACAGAAGATTATGAAAAGAATAGTGATATATTAATAAAATTATTCAATTATTATAAAGAATCTGTTTCTCAAACTGCTTATTTGCTTAGTCTTGATGAAGTTAATGCACTTGTTAATGATATTTAAGATCTAAAGAGTCTATATACGAGGAGCTGGCAGTTCATTTTTGAGTGCTTTTGAACTTGATATAAATCTTCAAAAAATTGGGATAAATTCCAATGCCTTTAAAGACTTCCATTCATTCTTATTAGTTTCAACAGTTCAATATAATGAGCATCAAACAATTATACTTTTTTCAAAATCTTGCGAAACGAAAGAAAGGAAACACCTTATTGATGTTTTTCAGGAACAAAAAATTAATTTTTTCTTGATTACTGCTAATAAATCAATGAGAGAAATTTATCAAAATGTAATTATTTATCAAACACTTGAGCAAAATAAACGATTAGTTTTAATTTCATCAAAAATAAATCAACAGTTTATTTCAGATTTAATATTATTCTTAATTTTTAAATATAAAAGTAATGAACTTGATGCTATATATGATAAAAATCAAAAAATTTTAGATGGTTGAAATAAGCAGAAAATAATTTTTCTAAATTCTATTATTTAATTAGAATTTTTTTCATTGTGTTTTTTAATCTGAAAATAGTTCTATAATTTATTCAAGAACATACAAGAAAGAGAAAAAAGAATATATTTTCTAAAAATACTATAAAATCTTAAAGCAAAAAATTTTTTTATTATTGTCACTAAAAAGCTTAATGTTTAGAGGATAAAAAGTTATAAAACAAGTAATTGAATTGGGATTATTTATTAAAGATAAACATTAAATTTGTCCAGAAAATAAATTTGCATTTCCTTTTGAATGTTCTAAAATAATTTTGGAACGTCTTTTCATTCTTTATTAAGTTAAAAAAACACTGATTGAAAAGAATTTGATAATTCTGAAGTAGAATATGTGCTTTCAATTTTAAATTATAAAGAAGAGAGTCGGAATTAAAATAAAGCAATAATAAAAGCAAAATAATAAGTTTTTAAAATGTATATTTTGAAGAAGAAAAAAGTTAAAAAATTAAAAATAAAATAATGAATTAAAAAATAAATTAAATATTCTTATAGAGGAAATAGTATAGCGTGAATAAGAACAAAAAAGAATAAAGAATTTTTGTTTATTTTTAATTTGATACCGGAATTATTTTATTAATAATTAACATTATTTTAACAATTTTTTGTTCATCAGATTGTGCTAAATATATACTGAACAAAATATTAATTTATATAATTTAAAACTAGATATAGAACAATTTAAAAACTTATAGATGAATTTCGAAATTGGTACAAGTTATTTTGTTTATGGATTATTTACTTTATCTTTATTTATTGGTATTATTTCAATATTTAATAAGGAATTACAATGTCAAATATAATATTTCTAAAGCCCTATTTTAAAAAAACACCATGAGCTAATGAAAACTTAAAAAAGTTATTTAATCTTAAAGAAAACTTTGGAGAAGCTTGATTAATTTCTGCTGTTAACAATTGTGAGTCGATTGTTAAGGATTATGATTTAATTTTAAGTGAATTTATTAAGAAATATCCTAACTTCTTTGCTTTAACTAGACAAGAATCTGAAAATTTTATTTATCCAAATCTTACAAAAATATTAGATGCTAAATATCCTTTAAGTATCCAAGTGCACCCTGATGATAGATATGCTAAACAGTTTAATTCATTAGGCAAAGATGAATGTTGATATGTTTTAAAAACGTCATATGAACCATTTATTTTAGGTTCTAAAACCCTAGATATCAATATTATTAAAAACACTATTAATACAGACCGAATTGAGCAATATTTAAATAAGATAAAGCTAAATGAGGGCGATTTTGTCTATATTGAAGCTGGCTTAATTCACGGAATACCTTCTGAAACTATGGTTTATGAATTACAACAATCTAGTGATATTACTTATCGTTTATACGATTATCAAAGATTAGATAAAAACGGAAATAAAAGGCCAATTCACATTAAAGAGTCATTAGATACGATGAAATTAGATCTTAAACCAACTATTCAAAAATCGCTTAGTGAGAATAATTTTTATCAAACTAAATTATTTAATTTAACTAAAGTTGAACTTAATAATAATCAAAGAATAATTGATACTAATT
This DNA window, taken from Mycoplasmopsis cynos, encodes the following:
- a CDS encoding type I phosphomannose isomerase catalytic subunit, whose translation is MSNIIFLKPYFKKTPWANENLKKLFNLKENFGEAWLISAVNNCESIVKDYDLILSEFIKKYPNFFALTRQESENFIYPNLTKILDAKYPLSIQVHPDDRYAKQFNSLGKDECWYVLKTSYEPFILGSKTLDINIIKNTINTDRIEQYLNKIKLNEGDFVYIEAGLIHGIPSETMVYELQQSSDITYRLYDYQRLDKNGNKRPIHIKESLDTMKLDLKPTIQKSLSENNFYQTKLFNLTKVELNNNQRIIDTNLAKHCIEVVIIEGEGFIDDRPIKKSDVLLISKEAGKVCIKGKLKLFLNFV
- a CDS encoding ECF transporter S component, coding for MNLNNMYIENKKSINLAFMNFFLKCTSIALFIVLLLNQINVINLFNVTRIFEKTVLSIVLWQFYALLFFATTFFIIKEREYWKKIFHYLVIENPKAFKRILIICSLYLPIVDFYRIAFINSLFIENDLIISNWKVGLIKNNIRFSIYDISLAGVLMCIFLIIAAVKNFTPLKIVGLDPEFIFYIIFAFFFGKFKGAFLSFVADFFNLLLDGKIGFYHEAYAIVPIVMTILIGAFIDMFRKYKRIWVVLMEFFLILVFCALIYVFILNMNDPKGIKISKTFGFSRVSLGVFIALLVITLSIFAIFNVFVIKYLTAKNKASKQRYSYLLLSIFLVVFVIVLARWIWGPFAFIQYANRYLGRGYDLSNRYLIVMVPIILRSVIALPIYIIIVNALIPILAFLKKTILKNEYDLTYY